A region of the Vibrio chagasii genome:
TTAAGCGAGTTTAGAACGAACTAAACCACTAACTTTACCCATATCTGCACGCCCTTGAATTTGTGGTTTCAAGATAGCCATTACTTTACCCATGTCTTGCATGCCCGCAGGTTGAGCTTCTGCAATTGCGCTATCAAGTAGTGCGATTACTTCTTCTTCAGTAAGCGGTTGAGGCATAAAGCCTTCAAGCACAGCAATTTCTGCTTGTTCCACGTCAGCAAGATCTTGACGACCAGCTGATTCATATTGAGCAACAGAATCGCGACGTTGTTTAACCATTTTTACTAGTACAGCAAGAATGTCGTCATCGCTCAGAGTAATCTGTTCGTCGACTTCACGTTGCTTTACAGCAGCAAGAGCTAAACGGATAGTGCCAAGGCGCGGTTTGTCCTTGGCTTTCATCGCTAATTTTTGCTCTTCTTTGAGTTGTTCAATAAGAGCCATAACTCAGTCCTTATGGATTAAGTTATTAGTACAGGCGAACGCGACGTGCGTTTTCGCGAGCTAGCTTCTTAGCGTGACGCTTTTGAGCTGCTGCTTTAGCGCGTTTGCGAACTGTAGTTGGCTTTTCGTAGTGCTCGCGACGGCGAACTTCAGAAAGGATACCTGCTTTTTCACAAGAGCGCTTGAAACGACGTAGTGCAACGTCGAACGGTTCGTTTTCACGTACTTTAACTATTGGCATATGCCTTTCACCTCAGGGGTTATTCATTATCGCTGGCTACTGATGACCAAATCAGAAAAATTATCCGTAGACAACTTTCGATTAAGTGTGGTCTCTAACCAGCTTGATCAAAAATGGTGCGGAATTTTAATCCGATCAGAGTGGCTTTGTAAAGCACTTTGTCGATTATAGTCTGTACAATATTTGTTTGAAGAGCTTAGGCAGGGTAATATTGCGCTAATTTCCCATTTTAGACGAAAGCGTGCCGAGAAAATTATGCGCATTATTGGTATTGAAACCTCTTGTGATGAAACAGGAATCGCAATTTATGATGATGAGCAGGGCCTGCTTTCTCATCAATTATACAGCCAAGTAAAGCTGCACGCCGATTACGGTGGTGTAGTACCTGAGCTGGCATCACGTGATCACGTGAAGAAAACAATTCCGCTAATCAAAGCGGCTCTTAAAGAGGCAAACCTAACCTCTAAAGACATCGATGGTGTTGCTTACACGGCTGGCCCTGGCCTTGTTGGTGCGCTGCTTGTTGGTGCAACCATTGGTCGCAGCATTGCTTACGCTTGGGGCGTACCAGCTGTGCCAGTTCACCACATGGAAGGTCACCTTCTTGCGCCAATGCTAGAAGATAACCCACCGCCGTTCCCATTTGTCGCTCTGCTTGTTTCTGGTGGTCACACCATGATGGTCGAAGTGAAAGGCATTGGTGAATACAAGATCCTTGGTGAATCGATTGATGATGCGGCAGGTGAAGCCTTCGATAAAACGGCTAAGTTAATGGGCTTAGATTACCCTGGTGGCCCATTACTATCTCGACTAGCAGAGAAAGGCACGCCGGGCCGTTTTAAGTTCCCACGTCCAATGACGGATCGTCCGGGCTTGGATATGAGCTTCTCTGGCCTAAAAACCTTTGCAGCGAACACGATTCGTGACAATGACGATAGTGAGCAAACTCGTGCCGATATCGCATATGCATTCCAAGAGGCGGTTTGTGGCACCTTGGTAATCAAGTGTAAGCGTGCCTTGGAACAGACGGGCATGAAACGTATAGTGATTGCTGGTGGTGTAAGTGCAAACAAACAACTACGTGTTGAGCTTGAAGCACTTGCTAAGAAAATTGGTGGCGAGGTTTACTACCCGCGTACTGAGTTCTGTACTGATAACGGTGCGATGATCGCTTATGCCGGTATGCAGCGCCTGAAAAACGGTGAGACTGCTGATCTTTCAGTTCAAGCCACACCGCGTTGGCCGATCGACCAATTAGAGCCAATTGCGTAATACATCAAAATGTTTCGATAAACGGTCGCCTTGTGCGGCCGTTTTTATATCTTAGCTTACCGACTATATGTCGATAAATAATTGCCGATAGAGATTAGGGAAGAAGATGAATAAGTTCACTGTAGATAATCAATCGATGGCTTACCTAGACGAAGGCGAAGGCCCGGTTGTTGTACTAGGACACAGCTACCTTTGGGATAGTGCGATGTGGAAGCCACAGGTTGAAGCGTTAAAATCTCAGTACCGTTGTATTGTGCCTGAGCTTTGGTCTCACGGTGAGTCTCAAGCAGCACCGAACGCAATGGGCAACCTAAAAGACTACGCTCAACATGTTCTGGCACTGCTTGACCATTTAAACATTGAAGAATTTTCTGTGGTGGGCTTATCGGTTGGTGGTATGTGGGGTACTGAGCTTGCAGAGCTGGCACCGGCACGTATCAAATCTTTGGTACTGATGGACACTTTTGTCGGTCTAGAGCCAGAAGTTGCACACGCGAAATACTTCAGCATGCTAGACACCATCTCTCAAACTAAGATGGTTCCTCAACCGATCGTAGAAGCGGTTGTGCCGTTGTTCTTTGCTAATGACGCACAAACTAACACGCCAGCTTTGGTAGAAGGTTTTACTCAGCAGTTATCGGCACTACAGGGCGAGCAAGCAGAGCAAGTAGCTCGAATTGGTCGTATGGTGTTTGGACGTCGTGACATGATTGAAACTATAGAGAACTTTGCTCTACCTGTGTTGGTAGCTGTCGGCCAAGAAGATAAACCACGCCCGGTACTTGAATCTTACCTAATGCATGATTGCATTTCGGGAAGTGAATTAGTGGTAATTCCTGGCGCAGGACACATTAGTTCGCTAGAGCAGCCAGAATTTGTAAACACTATGCTGAAAGAGTTTTTAGGTAAGCACCTGCTGTAGACTTTCTATCGTTTGAAATGATCGGTTTAATCTTGAATATAAGGTTAAGCCGATTTTTTTTGTCCGAGTTTTGGCTCGCTACCGTCCAGTAGGCGGCGGATGTTTTGATGGTGACGCAGCACGATCAAGCAACACAGCATAGCCACGGGCAGGGTGTATTGCGGTTTGACTAACCAAGCGTAGAAAGGGGCAAGTAGCACTGTCACCAATGCTGCCAAAGAGGAGTAACGAAATAAAAGCGCGACCACGAGCCAAGTTGCCATGATCATACCGGTTAGGTCGAATCCAATTGGGGCGATGGCACCCAGTGCCGTTGCGACGCCTTTACCACCCTTAAAGTGGAAGAAGATCGGATACATATGACCAAGACAAGCTGCAATCGCAACGATACCTAAAATAATTGAGTCGATACCGAGAAAGTAACCAAGCCAGACTGGAATGGTGCCTTTTAACATATCACAGAGTAATACTGCTGCTGCGGCACCTTTGCCACCGACACGTAACACATTGGTTGCGCCTGGGTTGTTTGAGCCCACCGTTCTAGGATCTGGAAGCCTTAAGACTCGGCATATCAAGACCGCACTAGAGATTGAACCTAGCAAATAGGCAGCAATGATCATGATAAGTGCCAATGGGGTCATGTCTGTCCTTTAACGGTTATACGCTTAACGATGGGAAAATAATGCTCAATCCAAGAGTAATTGATATCATATCTCGAATTACGCAAATAATACGTTTTTTTCCCAAATTTGGGTATCCGACCTCTAAAAGGACAAGTCATGGCACTGGATAAAGTTTTCATTGAGCAGCTAGAAGTAATTACAACGATCGGTGTTTACGATTGGGAACAAGAGATCAAACAGAAACTGGTTCTTGATATTGAAATGGCTCATGACAACCGCCCAGCAGGCAAGAGTGATGATGTGGTTGATGCTTTGGATTATTCGAAAGTGAGCACTGCAGTACTCGATCACATTGCGAATGGCCGTTTTCTACTCGTAGAACGTGTTGCTGAGGAAGTCGCAGAGCTCATTATGACTCAGTTCTCCGTTCCTTGGGTTAAAATTCACCTAGCGAAGCCTGGTGCAGTTCCTCAAGCAAAAGCGGTGGGTGTGATCATCGAACGAGGTCAAGCATGACCATCGCCTATGTTGGTGTTGGCACGAACATAGACCGCGACAAGCATGCAAGGGTGGCATGGAAAGAGCTTCAATCGTTAGGGACTAACCTTAAATGCTCTAAAATCTATCACTGTGAGCCTGTCGGTTTTGATAGCCATCCATTTTATAACTTTGTGATAGAGCTCGACACGCCACTTTCATTGACTGAATTTTCACAAGAACTTCGTAAAATTGAGTACAAATGGGGGCGTGCGCAAGATGCACACAAGCTTCAGGATCGAAATTTGGATCTTGATATTGTGCTGTTTGGTGATGAGATATCTGAGTCTGCTCCAGAGTTACCACGCAGTGATATCTATAAATATCCTTTTGTAACACAACCACTTTATGATCTTTGTCCTGCGAGAGTGATCCCGCAAGACGGAAGAACCGTCAGTGAAATATGGCAGAAGATGCAGCAACTAGACTCGCTCTCTGTCGTAGATATAAAACTATAATTTTAAAGGTAAGTAATGAGTTATTTTGAATCGTTTATATTGGCGTTGGTGCAAGGCTTTACTGAGTTTTTACCTATTTCCAGTTCGGCACACTTGATCCTTCCATCAGCGGTTTTAGGCTGGGAAGATCAGGGTTTGGC
Encoded here:
- a CDS encoding GatB/YqeY domain-containing protein — its product is MALIEQLKEEQKLAMKAKDKPRLGTIRLALAAVKQREVDEQITLSDDDILAVLVKMVKQRRDSVAQYESAGRQDLADVEQAEIAVLEGFMPQPLTEEEVIALLDSAIAEAQPAGMQDMGKVMAILKPQIQGRADMGKVSGLVRSKLA
- the rpsU gene encoding 30S ribosomal protein S21, giving the protein MPIVKVRENEPFDVALRRFKRSCEKAGILSEVRRREHYEKPTTVRKRAKAAAQKRHAKKLARENARRVRLY
- the tsaD gene encoding tRNA (adenosine(37)-N6)-threonylcarbamoyltransferase complex transferase subunit TsaD, producing MRIIGIETSCDETGIAIYDDEQGLLSHQLYSQVKLHADYGGVVPELASRDHVKKTIPLIKAALKEANLTSKDIDGVAYTAGPGLVGALLVGATIGRSIAYAWGVPAVPVHHMEGHLLAPMLEDNPPPFPFVALLVSGGHTMMVEVKGIGEYKILGESIDDAAGEAFDKTAKLMGLDYPGGPLLSRLAEKGTPGRFKFPRPMTDRPGLDMSFSGLKTFAANTIRDNDDSEQTRADIAYAFQEAVCGTLVIKCKRALEQTGMKRIVIAGGVSANKQLRVELEALAKKIGGEVYYPRTEFCTDNGAMIAYAGMQRLKNGETADLSVQATPRWPIDQLEPIA
- a CDS encoding alpha/beta fold hydrolase; its protein translation is MNKFTVDNQSMAYLDEGEGPVVVLGHSYLWDSAMWKPQVEALKSQYRCIVPELWSHGESQAAPNAMGNLKDYAQHVLALLDHLNIEEFSVVGLSVGGMWGTELAELAPARIKSLVLMDTFVGLEPEVAHAKYFSMLDTISQTKMVPQPIVEAVVPLFFANDAQTNTPALVEGFTQQLSALQGEQAEQVARIGRMVFGRRDMIETIENFALPVLVAVGQEDKPRPVLESYLMHDCISGSELVVIPGAGHISSLEQPEFVNTMLKEFLGKHLL
- the plsY gene encoding glycerol-3-phosphate 1-O-acyltransferase PlsY codes for the protein MTPLALIMIIAAYLLGSISSAVLICRVLRLPDPRTVGSNNPGATNVLRVGGKGAAAAVLLCDMLKGTIPVWLGYFLGIDSIILGIVAIAACLGHMYPIFFHFKGGKGVATALGAIAPIGFDLTGMIMATWLVVALLFRYSSLAALVTVLLAPFYAWLVKPQYTLPVAMLCCLIVLRHHQNIRRLLDGSEPKLGQKKSA
- the folB gene encoding dihydroneopterin aldolase, which translates into the protein MALDKVFIEQLEVITTIGVYDWEQEIKQKLVLDIEMAHDNRPAGKSDDVVDALDYSKVSTAVLDHIANGRFLLVERVAEEVAELIMTQFSVPWVKIHLAKPGAVPQAKAVGVIIERGQA
- the folK gene encoding 2-amino-4-hydroxy-6-hydroxymethyldihydropteridine diphosphokinase, whose translation is MTIAYVGVGTNIDRDKHARVAWKELQSLGTNLKCSKIYHCEPVGFDSHPFYNFVIELDTPLSLTEFSQELRKIEYKWGRAQDAHKLQDRNLDLDIVLFGDEISESAPELPRSDIYKYPFVTQPLYDLCPARVIPQDGRTVSEIWQKMQQLDSLSVVDIKL